The following proteins come from a genomic window of Halomicroarcula saliterrae:
- the thsA gene encoding thermosome subunit alpha: MGNQPMIVLSEESQRTSGKDAQSMNITAGTAVAEAVRTTLGPKGMDKMLVDNSGSVVVTNDGVTILDEMDIEHPAANMIVEVAQTQEDEVGDGTTTAVVIAGELLSKAEELLDQDIHATILAQGYRQAAEKAKEILEENAIDVDADDTETLEKVAGTAMTGKGAESSKDLLGELVVRAVQSVADDDGTVDTDNIQIETVVGGATDESELVEGVIIDKERVHDNMPFAVEDADIALLDTAIEVPETELDTEVSVTDPDQLQEFLDQEEKQLKEYVDQIAATGADVVICQKGIDDMAQHYLAQEGILAVRRAKKSDIEALSRSTGARIVSNIADIEADDLGFAGSVAQKDIAGDERIFVEDVEDARAVTMILRGGTEHVVDEVERAIEDSLGVVAATLEDGKVLPGGGAPETQLALGLRDYADSVGGREQLAVEAFADAIDVIPRTLAENAGHDPIDSLVDLRSKHDSGNQTFGLDAYSGEVVDMEEDGVVEPLRVKTQAIESATEAAVMILRIDDVIAAGDLKGGSGDDDEEEGGPGGPGGAGGMPGGGMGGMGGGMGGMM, from the coding sequence ATGGGCAATCAGCCCATGATCGTACTTTCCGAGGAGTCCCAGCGCACCTCTGGGAAGGACGCCCAGTCGATGAACATCACGGCGGGCACAGCCGTCGCCGAGGCCGTTCGGACGACACTGGGTCCGAAGGGCATGGACAAGATGCTCGTCGACAACTCCGGGTCCGTCGTCGTCACGAACGACGGCGTCACCATCCTAGACGAGATGGACATCGAGCACCCGGCGGCCAACATGATCGTCGAAGTCGCCCAGACCCAGGAGGACGAGGTCGGGGACGGCACGACGACGGCCGTCGTCATCGCCGGTGAACTGCTGTCGAAGGCCGAGGAACTCCTCGACCAGGACATCCACGCCACGATTCTCGCACAGGGGTACCGACAGGCCGCCGAGAAGGCAAAGGAGATCCTCGAGGAGAACGCCATCGACGTCGACGCCGACGACACCGAGACTCTCGAGAAGGTCGCCGGCACCGCGATGACCGGCAAGGGCGCCGAGTCCTCGAAGGACCTGCTGGGCGAGCTCGTCGTTCGCGCGGTCCAGTCCGTCGCCGACGACGACGGCACCGTCGACACCGACAACATCCAGATCGAGACCGTGGTCGGCGGCGCCACCGACGAGTCCGAGCTCGTCGAGGGCGTCATCATCGACAAGGAGCGCGTCCACGACAACATGCCCTTCGCCGTCGAGGACGCCGACATCGCCCTCCTCGATACGGCCATCGAGGTCCCCGAGACCGAACTCGACACCGAAGTTTCGGTGACGGACCCCGACCAGCTCCAGGAGTTCCTCGACCAGGAAGAGAAACAGCTCAAGGAGTACGTCGACCAGATCGCCGCGACCGGCGCCGACGTCGTCATCTGCCAGAAGGGCATCGACGACATGGCCCAGCACTACCTCGCACAGGAGGGCATTCTGGCCGTCCGACGCGCCAAGAAGTCCGACATCGAGGCCCTGTCGCGCTCGACCGGCGCCCGCATCGTCTCGAACATCGCCGACATCGAGGCCGACGACCTCGGCTTCGCCGGCTCCGTCGCCCAGAAAGACATCGCCGGTGACGAGCGCATCTTCGTCGAGGACGTCGAAGACGCCCGCGCGGTCACGATGATTCTCCGCGGCGGCACCGAACACGTCGTCGACGAAGTCGAGCGCGCTATCGAGGACTCGCTCGGCGTCGTCGCCGCCACGCTGGAGGACGGCAAGGTCCTCCCCGGCGGCGGTGCCCCCGAGACCCAGCTCGCGCTGGGCCTGCGTGACTACGCCGACTCCGTCGGTGGGCGCGAACAGCTCGCCGTCGAGGCCTTCGCCGACGCCATCGACGTCATCCCACGCACGCTCGCCGAGAACGCGGGCCACGACCCCATCGACTCCCTCGTGGACCTCCGCAGCAAGCACGACAGCGGCAACCAGACCTTCGGCCTCGACGCCTACTCCGGCGAGGTCGTCGACATGGAGGAAGACGGCGTCGTCGAGCCGCTTCGAGTCAAGACCCAGGCCATCGAGTCCGCCACCGAGGCGGCCGTGATGATCCTGCGCATCGACGACGTCATCGCCGCGGGCGACCTCAAAGGTGGCTCCGGCGACGACGACGAGGAGGAAGGCGGACCCGGCGGACCCGGCGGCGCAGGCGGCATGCCCGGCGGCGGCATGGGCGGCATGGGCGGCGGCATGGGCGGCATGATGTAG
- a CDS encoding DMT family transporter encodes MAVDPLGIGLAVLATVGLAGQSIAVRQAAKSRSITDLVAVVFAVNVLVLVPATVALYYPTFGLTPTAVGAFAVAGVLGSLLARAALFVGIHRLGASRAEPLKSTFPLVAVGSAVLVLGEPLTATLAVGVGLLVAGAAAVSGDARASGVTASGRQVWVDVAFPLLAALLLGVDPVFTKVGFAEGTPPLVGVTVRVLAAAGGFGGYLLWRRLRGRGYRPSRPTRLTVATGVANTVYLVAYLAALARAPVSVVAPVLGASPLLVLLGSVVAARRDEQVTLRLGAAVAVLVAGVVLVLQG; translated from the coding sequence ATGGCTGTCGACCCACTCGGCATCGGACTCGCAGTGCTCGCGACCGTCGGGTTGGCGGGCCAGAGCATCGCGGTCCGACAGGCAGCGAAGTCGCGGTCTATCACCGACCTCGTCGCCGTCGTGTTCGCCGTCAACGTGCTCGTGCTCGTCCCGGCGACGGTCGCCCTGTACTACCCGACCTTCGGCCTCACACCCACGGCGGTCGGCGCCTTCGCAGTCGCTGGGGTACTGGGGTCGCTGCTGGCGCGGGCCGCGCTGTTCGTCGGCATCCACCGGTTAGGGGCGAGCCGGGCGGAGCCGCTGAAGTCGACGTTCCCGCTGGTCGCCGTTGGCTCGGCCGTTCTGGTGCTGGGCGAGCCGTTGACCGCGACGCTCGCCGTCGGCGTGGGGCTGCTGGTGGCGGGAGCGGCCGCCGTGTCGGGTGACGCGCGCGCCAGCGGGGTGACCGCCTCGGGGCGGCAGGTGTGGGTCGACGTCGCCTTTCCCCTGCTGGCCGCGCTGTTGCTCGGCGTCGACCCCGTCTTCACCAAGGTCGGGTTCGCCGAGGGGACGCCGCCGCTCGTCGGCGTGACGGTCCGCGTCCTCGCGGCCGCGGGCGGCTTCGGCGGCTACCTCCTCTGGCGGCGGCTCCGCGGCCGGGGGTACCGGCCGTCGCGGCCGACCCGGCTGACAGTCGCCACCGGCGTCGCGAACACGGTGTATCTGGTGGCGTATCTGGCCGCGCTGGCTCGCGCACCCGTCTCTGTCGTGGCCCCGGTGCTGGGCGCGAGCCCGCTGCTCGTCCTGCTCGGCTCGGTGGTCGCGGCCCGGCGCGACGAGCAGGTCACTCTGCGGCTGGGCGCTGCGGTCGCGGTGCTCGTCGCCGGCGTCGTGCTCGTTCTGCAGGGGTGA
- a CDS encoding pyridoxamine 5'-phosphate oxidase family protein: MTVEELEPFGMRRMDDDDIERTLERESVGVLGVPTEGAPMLRPLSYWFDGEDALYFVYVLGGESEKRTLTDRADAAQFLVYSVDAPFNWRSVLLTGSVEAVSAAERAALEERLDISWRPDLFERAAESETTAIYRFGIDDRAGIKQLELPPELRDPDSAGRME, translated from the coding sequence ATGACAGTCGAAGAACTCGAACCGTTCGGGATGCGGCGGATGGACGACGACGACATCGAGCGGACGCTCGAACGGGAGAGCGTCGGCGTGCTCGGCGTTCCGACCGAGGGCGCACCCATGCTCCGGCCGCTGAGTTACTGGTTCGACGGCGAGGACGCCCTCTATTTCGTCTACGTTCTCGGGGGCGAGAGCGAGAAGCGGACGCTGACGGACCGGGCCGACGCCGCGCAGTTCCTCGTCTACAGCGTCGACGCCCCGTTCAACTGGCGTAGCGTCCTGCTGACGGGGAGTGTCGAGGCGGTCTCCGCGGCCGAACGGGCGGCCCTCGAAGAGCGGCTGGACATCTCCTGGCGCCCCGACCTGTTCGAGCGGGCGGCGGAGTCGGAGACGACCGCCATCTATCGGTTCGGTATCGACGACAGAGCCGGTATCAAGCAACTCGAACTGCCGCCCGAACTCAGAGACCCCGATTCGGCGGGCCGCATGGAGTAG
- a CDS encoding AEC family transporter, which produces MSLLGIFATAILPIVAVAAVGYALGRFEDVEADALNTVTVYVLAPALVVHSLATSQLTGGTILGIVGAVSLFTVVMLAVGEGIGRLTGQTEPMLGAFVLVTVFPNTGNYGIPLADFVFGPTGRSVAVLVTALQAVMLYTVGIYIAARGGENDPLTDMKRVFGVPLVYAVAVALVARYAGVVPPADSTLMQTLELVGNASIPVMLLILGIQLAGVDVAGTLRPVGVASGLRLLLAPVVASGAVLLVGFGNPTVARAVVLLLATPTGVTTIILVGAFSAAGEGLAPGEFTSATVFVTTVVSALTVTALVAALEAGLLV; this is translated from the coding sequence GTGTCGCTGCTTGGCATCTTCGCGACCGCCATCCTCCCCATCGTCGCAGTCGCGGCCGTCGGCTACGCGCTGGGTCGGTTCGAGGACGTCGAGGCGGACGCGCTGAACACCGTCACGGTGTACGTGCTCGCGCCGGCGCTCGTGGTCCACAGTCTGGCGACCTCACAGCTGACCGGCGGGACCATCCTCGGCATCGTGGGCGCCGTTTCCCTCTTTACCGTCGTGATGCTCGCCGTCGGCGAGGGAATCGGCCGGCTGACGGGTCAGACCGAGCCGATGCTGGGCGCGTTCGTCCTCGTCACCGTCTTCCCGAACACTGGCAACTACGGCATCCCGCTCGCGGACTTCGTCTTCGGGCCCACGGGTCGGAGCGTCGCCGTCCTCGTCACCGCTCTGCAGGCCGTCATGCTGTATACGGTCGGTATCTACATCGCGGCCAGGGGCGGCGAGAACGACCCGCTCACGGACATGAAACGGGTGTTCGGCGTGCCGCTGGTGTACGCCGTCGCCGTCGCGCTGGTGGCGCGCTACGCCGGGGTCGTCCCGCCGGCCGACTCGACGTTGATGCAGACGCTCGAACTGGTGGGCAACGCCTCGATTCCGGTGATGTTGCTCATCCTCGGTATCCAGCTGGCCGGCGTCGACGTGGCGGGGACGCTCCGCCCGGTCGGCGTGGCCAGCGGGCTCCGGCTGCTGCTCGCACCGGTCGTCGCCAGCGGTGCTGTGCTGCTGGTCGGATTCGGGAATCCGACGGTCGCGCGGGCCGTCGTCCTGCTGTTGGCGACGCCGACCGGCGTGACGACTATCATCCTCGTCGGCGCGTTCAGCGCCGCGGGCGAGGGGCTCGCGCCCGGTGAGTTCACCAGTGCGACCGTCTTCGTCACGACGGTCGTGAGCGCCCTCACCGTGACGGCGCTCGTCGCGGCGCTGGAAGCGGGGCTGCTCGTCTAG
- a CDS encoding MATE family efflux transporter has protein sequence MTARRRVRALAQRLGGLFKGKDELELTSGPIGKPLLFLSFPIVITNLLQVAYNLADTFWLGQYSTTALAAISFAFPMIFLLISLGMGLSVAGSVLVAQHTGAEEPDRAEYAASQTLTFAVIASVLLGTAGFFFVEDFLSVLGASDQVLPGATGYLQVVSLGLTTMFGFFVFISLMRGAGDTVTPMLVMLGTVVLNIVIDPFLIFGWWLFPELGVVGAAVATVFSRGLAFAVGIAIMLRGDHGIQINPQDMVPDFTYLKKLLAIGVPASIEGTGRALSVNAMLFIVGTFSVTVVAAFGVGIRVFSLVFMPAIAMDRGVETMTGQNLGAERPERAAEANHFAAKVSFLLLSALGVVTIFAAPTVVSVFSNDPEVVRIGAEFLQWVAPTFGFIGIVRAYSGGFRGAGKTLTSAALAVTMLGVVRLPVAWVASRAVPAPAWLASVPLPSWLGGPLATPSWVVGPVTDVLAFSLAEQGIWLSFGVSNVIAAVIAVAWFTRGSWREADPRGGPEAAVADD, from the coding sequence GTGACCGCGCGCCGCCGGGTCCGCGCCCTCGCCCAGCGGCTGGGCGGGCTGTTCAAGGGGAAGGACGAACTGGAGCTGACGAGCGGTCCCATCGGGAAGCCGCTGCTGTTCCTCTCCTTTCCCATCGTCATCACGAACCTGCTGCAGGTAGCGTACAACCTCGCCGACACCTTCTGGCTCGGCCAGTACAGCACGACCGCGCTCGCGGCTATCTCGTTTGCCTTCCCGATGATATTCCTGCTCATCTCCCTCGGGATGGGGCTGTCCGTCGCCGGGAGCGTCCTCGTCGCCCAGCACACCGGGGCCGAAGAGCCGGACAGAGCCGAGTACGCGGCCTCCCAGACGCTCACGTTCGCCGTTATCGCGTCGGTGCTGCTGGGGACGGCCGGCTTCTTCTTCGTCGAGGACTTCCTCAGCGTGCTGGGGGCCTCCGACCAGGTGCTCCCGGGCGCGACCGGCTACCTGCAGGTCGTCTCGCTGGGACTGACGACGATGTTCGGCTTCTTCGTGTTCATCTCGCTGATGCGGGGCGCCGGTGACACCGTCACGCCGATGCTCGTGATGCTGGGGACCGTCGTGTTGAACATCGTCATCGACCCGTTCCTCATCTTCGGCTGGTGGCTGTTCCCGGAACTGGGCGTGGTCGGGGCCGCCGTCGCCACCGTCTTCTCGCGGGGGCTGGCCTTCGCCGTCGGCATCGCCATCATGCTGCGTGGCGACCACGGCATCCAGATCAACCCGCAGGATATGGTCCCCGATTTCACCTACCTGAAGAAGCTGCTCGCCATCGGCGTCCCCGCCTCCATCGAGGGGACCGGCCGCGCGCTGTCGGTCAACGCGATGCTCTTTATCGTCGGCACGTTCTCCGTGACGGTCGTGGCCGCCTTCGGCGTCGGCATCCGCGTGTTCTCGCTCGTCTTCATGCCCGCCATCGCGATGGACCGCGGGGTCGAGACGATGACCGGCCAGAACCTCGGGGCCGAACGCCCCGAGCGGGCGGCCGAGGCCAACCACTTCGCGGCGAAGGTGTCGTTCCTGCTGTTGTCGGCGCTGGGCGTCGTCACCATCTTCGCCGCGCCGACCGTCGTGAGCGTCTTCAGCAACGACCCCGAGGTCGTCCGCATCGGCGCCGAGTTCCTCCAGTGGGTCGCGCCGACCTTCGGCTTCATCGGCATCGTCCGGGCCTACTCGGGCGGCTTCCGCGGCGCGGGCAAGACGCTCACGTCGGCGGCACTCGCCGTCACGATGCTCGGCGTCGTCCGCCTGCCGGTGGCGTGGGTCGCCTCCCGCGCCGTCCCGGCGCCGGCGTGGCTCGCCTCGGTGCCGCTGCCGTCGTGGCTCGGCGGCCCCCTCGCGACGCCGTCGTGGGTCGTCGGCCCCGTCACCGACGTCCTCGCGTTCTCGCTCGCCGAACAGGGCATCTGGCTCTCCTTTGGCGTCTCGAACGTCATCGCAGCGGTCATCGCCGTCGCCTGGTTCACGCGGGGCAGCTGGCGCGAGGCCGACCCGCGTGGCGGCCCCGAGGCGGCCGTCGCCGACGACTAG
- a CDS encoding TetR/AcrR family transcriptional regulator produces the protein MSDGDAAEEIMCATHRALCAHGYADLTMQDIADESTKSKAALHYHYDSKHDLLCAFLEFLYDRFVERTADIEAADPHAELLALVDVVLQKPESEPEGFETAVLEIRAQAPYEPGFRERLSRFEEYLVAEFTEVLEAGIEDGTFAADVEPADTARFLVTVLTGASTERVTVGRSVECTQRMLRSYIERHLLAEQREGIEA, from the coding sequence ATGAGCGATGGCGACGCCGCCGAAGAGATCATGTGTGCGACCCACCGCGCGCTGTGTGCCCACGGCTACGCGGACCTGACGATGCAGGACATCGCCGACGAATCGACCAAGAGCAAGGCCGCGCTCCACTACCACTACGACAGCAAACACGACCTGCTGTGTGCGTTCCTGGAGTTCCTCTACGACCGCTTCGTCGAGCGGACGGCCGACATCGAGGCGGCCGACCCCCACGCGGAGCTGCTGGCACTGGTCGACGTCGTCCTCCAGAAGCCCGAGAGCGAACCCGAGGGGTTCGAGACGGCGGTGCTTGAGATACGAGCGCAGGCGCCCTACGAGCCCGGTTTCCGTGAGCGCCTGAGCCGGTTCGAGGAGTATCTGGTCGCGGAGTTCACCGAGGTGCTGGAGGCCGGCATCGAGGACGGCACGTTCGCGGCGGACGTCGAGCCGGCCGACACCGCGCGCTTTCTGGTCACCGTGTTGACCGGGGCCTCGACCGAGCGGGTCACGGTCGGCCGCTCCGTCGAGTGTACCCAGCGGATGTTGCGGTCGTACATCGAGCGACACCTGCTGGCCGAGCAGCGGGAGGGTATCGAAGCGTGA
- the lrp gene encoding HTH-type transcriptional regulator Lrp, with translation MTYENLDRKLVNALLGDGRASLRSLGEDLDVSVTTVSNHLSDLEDEGIINGYTPKVDYDALGYDVTAIIQLKVEGSSLPEVTDSLQSHKQMISVYEVTGDYDIIAVGKFTDTDGMNAQIKELLTDPEIKESNTSVVLNTASEHEQFDLDLR, from the coding sequence ATGACGTACGAAAATCTCGACCGCAAGTTAGTGAATGCCCTTTTGGGGGATGGCCGCGCGAGCCTCCGTAGCCTCGGTGAAGACCTCGACGTGTCCGTCACCACCGTCTCGAATCACCTCTCCGACCTCGAGGACGAGGGCATCATCAACGGCTACACCCCGAAAGTCGACTACGACGCGCTCGGCTACGACGTGACCGCCATCATCCAGCTCAAGGTGGAGGGGTCGTCGCTCCCCGAGGTCACGGACAGCCTCCAGAGCCACAAGCAGATGATATCGGTATACGAGGTCACGGGCGACTACGACATCATCGCCGTCGGCAAGTTCACCGACACCGACGGGATGAACGCCCAGATCAAGGAGCTGCTCACCGACCCGGAGATCAAGGAGTCCAACACGTCCGTGGTGCTCAACACCGCCAGCGAGCACGAGCAGTTCGACCTCGACCTTCGGTAG
- the glnA gene encoding type I glutamate--ammonia ligase yields the protein MTSELSAEAEEVLDEIDEQNVDFLRLQFTDILGTIKNVSITADQAEKAFTEGIYFDGSSINGFVRIQESDMRLDPDPSTFAVLPWRENVEGGSSARLICDVIDTSTGEPFSGDPRGVLKDAIDRAEDMGYDVNAAPEPEFFLFEEDEDGRATTKTNDAGGYFDLAPKDLASDVRRDIIYGLEDMDFNIEASHHEVAQGQHEINFTYDDALTTADNVATFRSVVRAIAAEHDLHATFMPKPIPRINGSGMHTHISLFQDGENAFHDEDGQFNLSDTAQSFIAGILDHAPAIAAVTNPTVNSYKRLVPGYEAPVYVAWSDRNRSALIRKPAARTPAASRIEARFPDPSCNPYLAFAALIHAGLDGIERDLECDDPVRENIYEFDEEKREEYGITTLPENLGEAIDELEQDEVVSSALGEHVYENFVEAKRQEHKEYLVDVSQWELDQYLETF from the coding sequence ATGACAAGCGAACTTTCCGCTGAGGCCGAGGAGGTACTCGACGAAATCGATGAGCAGAACGTCGACTTCCTGCGCCTTCAGTTTACGGACATCCTCGGTACAATCAAGAACGTCTCGATCACGGCCGACCAGGCCGAGAAAGCATTCACGGAGGGCATCTACTTCGACGGCTCCTCCATCAACGGCTTCGTCCGCATCCAGGAGTCCGACATGCGTCTGGACCCGGACCCGTCGACCTTCGCCGTCCTGCCGTGGCGAGAGAACGTCGAGGGTGGGTCCAGCGCTCGACTCATCTGTGACGTCATCGACACGTCGACCGGCGAGCCGTTCTCGGGCGACCCCCGCGGGGTCCTCAAGGACGCCATCGACCGCGCCGAGGACATGGGCTACGACGTCAACGCCGCCCCCGAGCCGGAGTTCTTCCTGTTCGAGGAAGACGAGGACGGCCGCGCGACGACCAAGACCAACGACGCCGGCGGCTACTTCGACCTCGCGCCGAAGGACCTCGCCTCCGACGTCCGCCGTGACATCATCTACGGCCTCGAGGACATGGACTTCAACATCGAAGCGTCCCACCACGAGGTCGCCCAGGGCCAACACGAGATCAACTTCACGTACGACGACGCCCTGACCACGGCCGACAACGTCGCCACCTTCCGGTCCGTCGTTCGCGCCATCGCGGCCGAACACGACCTGCACGCGACGTTCATGCCGAAACCCATCCCGCGCATCAACGGCTCGGGCATGCACACGCACATCTCGCTGTTCCAGGACGGCGAGAACGCGTTCCACGACGAGGACGGTCAGTTCAACCTCTCGGACACCGCACAGAGCTTCATCGCGGGAATCCTCGACCACGCACCCGCCATCGCGGCCGTCACCAACCCGACCGTGAACTCCTACAAGCGCCTGGTCCCCGGCTACGAGGCACCCGTCTACGTCGCCTGGTCCGACCGGAACCGCTCGGCGCTCATCCGCAAGCCGGCCGCCCGCACCCCGGCCGCCTCGCGTATCGAGGCCCGCTTCCCCGACCCGTCCTGTAACCCGTATCTCGCCTTCGCGGCGCTCATCCACGCCGGGCTGGACGGCATCGAGCGCGACCTCGAATGCGACGACCCGGTCCGCGAGAACATCTACGAGTTCGACGAGGAGAAACGCGAGGAGTACGGCATCACCACGCTGCCCGAGAACCTCGGCGAGGCCATCGACGAGCTCGAACAGGACGAAGTCGTCAGCAGCGCGCTGGGCGAGCACGTCTACGAGAACTTCGTCGAGGCGAAGCGACAGGAGCACAAGGAGTACCTCGTCGACGTCTCCCAGTGGGAGCTCGACCAGTACCTCGAGACGTTCTAA
- a CDS encoding phosphatase PAP2 family protein yields the protein MNRGVGLTELLAELPTAVAVCFAVVTQLGDFWFVSTLSVLAYWFGTVTPRLGDGLSRKRGATVLALLASAAAVSVSLKVLFAFPRPPSAGMVAAASGLPWPVGAFYESVVTGRGYGFPSGHATTTVLVWGGLAWALQVGTRRQRYAVAGGVAAVVSLSRLVLGVHYLVDVVAGSAIAVTVLWFALTKLRTPARVFAFVTVVAAVGVVAGALTRDTAAALGLGVGGLVVWTALDEVPAPTRRGAAVTAGLGGPMLAALTVGVLALEPPDPVIGLLTAVGMGAVLSLPLVGERVAKKSLRETA from the coding sequence ATGAACCGCGGCGTCGGCCTCACCGAGCTCCTCGCGGAGCTGCCGACCGCGGTCGCCGTCTGTTTCGCCGTCGTCACGCAGCTCGGGGACTTCTGGTTCGTCTCCACACTGAGCGTGCTGGCCTACTGGTTCGGGACTGTAACGCCGCGTCTGGGCGACGGACTGAGCCGGAAGCGGGGCGCAACGGTGCTCGCTCTGCTCGCCAGCGCCGCCGCGGTCTCCGTCTCCCTGAAAGTCCTCTTCGCGTTCCCGCGGCCGCCGAGCGCGGGGATGGTGGCCGCCGCGTCCGGCCTCCCGTGGCCCGTCGGGGCGTTCTACGAGTCGGTCGTCACCGGCCGGGGGTACGGGTTCCCGAGCGGCCACGCCACGACGACGGTCCTCGTCTGGGGCGGGCTCGCGTGGGCGTTGCAGGTCGGCACCCGGCGACAGCGCTACGCGGTCGCGGGAGGGGTCGCCGCGGTCGTCTCGCTGTCCCGGCTCGTCCTGGGCGTCCACTATCTCGTCGACGTCGTCGCCGGTTCGGCCATCGCGGTGACGGTACTGTGGTTCGCCCTGACGAAGCTCCGGACGCCGGCGCGAGTGTTCGCGTTCGTGACCGTCGTGGCCGCCGTCGGCGTCGTCGCCGGGGCGCTGACCCGTGACACCGCCGCCGCGCTCGGGCTGGGCGTCGGCGGGCTGGTCGTCTGGACGGCGCTGGACGAGGTCCCGGCACCGACCCGGCGGGGCGCGGCGGTCACGGCCGGGCTGGGCGGGCCGATGCTCGCTGCGCTCACCGTCGGTGTCCTGGCACTGGAGCCGCCGGACCCGGTTATCGGCCTGCTCACGGCCGTCGGGATGGGAGCGGTGCTGTCGCTGCCGCTGGTCGGTGAGCGCGTCGCGAAAAAAAGCCTGCGTGAGACCGCTTAG
- a CDS encoding YihY/virulence factor BrkB family protein, translating into MNRNRAVTVSRDLVSAVRTQQVSFLSASIAYYMFVSLLPLLLLGLAVATFVGGESFAEEVVAALGTALTPQAARLVGSALTNASGRGGATAVSLAVMVWGSLKVFRGVDTAFSRIYDTHESGGFLDSVVDAVAALAGIGLALVGFAAVGTLGAVFGVDVALSGLALVPIFVVAFLPLYYLFPDTQMTAREALPGTLFAAVGWTALATLFGLYASVAGGFQLYGVIGGVLLLVTWFYFAGQLLLVGAVLNAVLTGGTDRQLQHESLRGSNKAMSEEADSETPPPDGVDDLTDEELEKLREEFEEFRDDVEDRTLHRDDVESDLKQYVRRRMRRGHARGWGPYVVLLYGTIMTLGAFYYLRGLWAVLAMLVIWLSTLGLYVVMVVVGVGLQVTGLPGRALDRVRDWRG; encoded by the coding sequence GTGAACCGGAATCGCGCCGTCACCGTGAGCCGGGACCTCGTCAGCGCCGTCCGGACCCAGCAGGTCTCCTTTCTCTCGGCCAGCATCGCCTACTACATGTTCGTCTCGCTGTTGCCGCTGCTGTTGCTTGGGCTCGCCGTCGCCACGTTCGTCGGGGGCGAGTCGTTCGCCGAGGAGGTGGTCGCCGCCCTCGGGACGGCGCTGACACCGCAGGCGGCGCGGCTGGTCGGGTCGGCGCTGACGAACGCGAGCGGTCGCGGCGGGGCGACCGCTGTCAGCCTCGCAGTGATGGTCTGGGGGTCGCTGAAGGTGTTCCGCGGCGTCGACACCGCGTTCTCGCGCATCTACGACACCCACGAGTCAGGGGGGTTCCTCGACAGCGTCGTCGACGCGGTGGCGGCGCTGGCCGGCATCGGCCTCGCGCTGGTGGGCTTTGCCGCCGTCGGTACGCTCGGCGCCGTCTTCGGCGTGGACGTGGCGCTCTCGGGACTGGCGCTGGTCCCGATATTCGTCGTGGCCTTTCTCCCGCTGTACTATCTGTTCCCCGACACGCAGATGACAGCCCGCGAGGCCCTCCCGGGGACGCTGTTTGCCGCCGTCGGCTGGACGGCGCTCGCGACCCTGTTCGGCCTCTATGCCTCCGTCGCCGGCGGGTTCCAGCTGTACGGCGTCATCGGCGGCGTCCTCCTGCTCGTGACGTGGTTCTACTTCGCCGGCCAGCTCCTGCTCGTGGGCGCCGTCCTCAACGCCGTGTTGACCGGCGGCACGGACCGGCAATTACAACACGAGTCCCTTCGAGGGTCCAACAAAGCGATGAGCGAGGAAGCCGACAGCGAGACACCGCCGCCGGACGGTGTCGACGACCTGACCGACGAGGAGCTCGAAAAGCTACGCGAGGAGTTCGAGGAGTTCCGCGACGACGTGGAGGACCGAACGCTCCACCGCGACGACGTCGAGAGCGACCTCAAGCAGTACGTCCGTCGACGGATGCGTCGGGGTCACGCCCGCGGCTGGGGCCCCTACGTCGTCCTGCTGTACGGGACGATAATGACGCTCGGCGCGTTCTACTACTTGCGGGGGCTGTGGGCCGTACTGGCGATGCTCGTGATCTGGCTCTCGACGCTGGGACTGTACGTCGTGATGGTCGTGGTCGGCGTCGGCCTGCAAGTCACGGGTCTGCCCGGCCGAGCGCTCGATAGGGTGCGCGACTGGCGTGGATGA